In the Astatotilapia calliptera chromosome 5, fAstCal1.2, whole genome shotgun sequence genome, one interval contains:
- the rpl22 gene encoding large ribosomal subunit protein eL22, with amino-acid sequence MRSILRPALIFPVQPLLLPFSLNSSAMAPIKRQVVKKPGGKKKKQILKFTLDCTHPVEDGIMDAANFEQFLQERIKVNGKAGNLGGGVVSIERSKSKIAVNSEVPFSKRYLKYLTKKYLKKNNLRDWLRVVANTKESYELRYFQINQDEEEEDED; translated from the exons ATGCGATCGATTTTGCGGCCGGCTCTTATATTTCCCGTGCAGCCTTTGCTCCTTCCCTTTTCGCTGAATTCTTCAGCCATGGCTCCGATT AAGAGGCAGGTGGTTAAGAAGCCGggtgggaagaagaagaagcagatccTGAAGTTCACCCTGGACTGCACCCACCCTGTTGAGGATGGCATCATGGATGCTGCCAACTTC GAGCAGTTCCTGCAGGAGCGTATCAAGGTGAACGGCAAAGCTGGAAAtcttggtggtggtgtggtgtccATTGAGAGGAGCAAGAGTAAAATTGCTGTGAACTCTGAAGTTCCCTTCTCAAAGag GTACTTGAAGTATCTTACCAAGAAGTATCTGAAAAAGAACAACCTCAGGGACTGGCTGCGGGTGGTAGCTAACACCAAGGAGAGCTACGAGCTGCGCTACTTCCAGATCAAccaggatgaggaggaagaggacgaAGATTAA